In Maledivibacter sp., the sequence CCTCCAAATGTTCCAAGAACACCAAGCGAAGCAACGATATTAGGAAGCGCTTTTCTTCCACCATAGTTTTCTTTTTTGTAATAAACGAATACAGGAACCGCCATAGCAACAATAGTTAATCCAATAATTATTATATTACTTAACGTCATACTCTCCATCCTCCCAATTTAATACTTACTTACTTATAATAGCAATTATTTCCCTGTATTTGAAGTGTTTCGACATATTTTCCCATGCATTTTTATATATTTTTATACTTTTGCTTACATATTTTATATTTTTATGCTACAATAGTATCGAACACACGTTCCGTTTAAAAGGAGGTCTATTATATGCCAACAGCAGCAATATACGCAAGAAAATCAAAAGCCACTGATAAAGGTGAATCCATAGAAAATCAAATAAAACGCGGACAAGCTCTCTGTGAGCTTCGTGGATGGGACCATGTAGTATATGAGGATTATGACTTCTCAGGTAAGACCTTAGAACGCCCTTCATTTGAACAAATGATGAAGGATGCTAGAGATGGAAAGTTTAAATACATAGTATGTTATAAACTTGATCGTATCTCTAGATCAGTTAATGACTTCTCTTCCCTCATTTATGATTTAAATAGCATAGGAATAGGCTTTATTTGTATTAAAGATAACTTTGATACTTCTACCCCTATGGGTCGAGCAATGATGTATATAACCAGTGTATTCGCTCAATTAGAAAGAGAAACTATTGCCGAGCGTGTTAGGGATAATATGATTGACAGAGCTAAGATGGGAAAATGGAACGGTGGTCCTATACCCTATGGATTCGATATACATAAATACACTATCGAAAATAATGGTAGAAATAAAAAGGTTTCAAGATTAATTATTAATAATGATGAAGCTTCTAAGATCAAGGAGTTTTATAAGTGGTACTCTGAATCAGATGGTTCTATTAGAAATAATGTATTTAAAGTAAATTCACCTGAGTATAATTATAAAACTAAAAATGGTGCTCAGTGGAGCCACAACCAAATGTCCAGGTTGCTTCAAAATCCTCTCTATTGTATAGCTGATGAAGCAGCATATGAGTACTTTAAAAATCATACTAAGGTTCAAATAGTAAATACTAAAGAAGATTTTAACGGTTCTCATGGCCTTATGTTCTATAACCGAAGAAAACCTCATAAGAAAACATCAAGACAAAGACAAGAAGAATACTGGATATTAGTAATCGGTGAACATGAGGGAATAATTCCAGGAGAAATGTACAGAGATGTACAAAACAAGCTAAATATTAACAAAAGTAGAGCTCCAAGGTTAGGACAAAGTTCGAAATCTGTCTTAGTAGGTTTAGTTAGGTGTGGTAGATGCGGATCTGCTATGTCTGTTTTCGGAAATACAAAATCATCTGGAAAAAGATATAAATACTTCAGATGTATTACCAGAGAACAGAAATCCAAATTATTATGCTCTAATATAAACGTTAGAGTCGATTTATTGGAGGATTTGGTTATTAAGCATATAAATGGTCTATGCGAAAACAAAAAGTTCGTACAGGAGTTTTTAAAGCGTTCTAATGATGAAATAGATAATAAAAAAGTATCTCTAGTAACCAAGAGAAATAAACTTTATAAAGAAATGGATGTCTTAGATAAAGAAATAGATAATCTTGTATCTGCGCTTGGCAAAGGTACCCTTCCAGAGCTGATTATTAAAAGGAAGTACAAAGAATTAGAAGAAAAGCAAAAAGGACTTAAGACTAGTCTCAATAAAATTGAATATGAACTTAATAGTAATTATGAATATAGTTATGATCTGGAAAGCATTATGAAATATATAAAGGATTTTAAAAATTCTTATGGGTATTTAGATTTTGATGAGAGAAGAAAGTTACTGAAGAGTATCGTTAAAGAAATTATTGTAGATGGAGATAAAGTTAAGATGGAACTCTATTTTGTTCCCAATGAAAAGTATGATAATTTGTCATTTTGCCTACACACGGACATGGGTTCATACTAGCAACCATGATAAATTTCGATGGATAAGTCACAGTTGCATTTACCCTTGAGATAGTCACTTCTTCATCTTCCATAGGCTGCCTTAGGACTTCTAATACACTTTTCTGAAATTCCGTAAGTTCATCTAAGAAAAGCACTCCTAAATGTGCTAGGGAAACGTCGCCGGGTTTAGGGATTTTGCCGCCTCCTATTAAAGAAACCCTTGAGGCAGTGTGATGTGGAGCTATAAAGGGTCTACTCTTTATTAATGAAGCATTACTTGGCAAAAGACCTGAAATGCTATATATTTTGGTTACTTCTATGGACTCTTCTATATCCATATCGGGAAGTATAGTAGGGAATCTCCTTGCCAACATTGTCTTACCAGACCCCGGTGGCCCAATTAGTATAATATTATGTCCACCGGCGGCTGCTATTTCAAAGGCTCTAATAACACTTTGCTGACCCGAAACTTCATTAAAGTCCATATCATAAGTTTTTTCACTTTTATCTCTGTCATAGGTATTAGCATATATTTTTGAATTTGTTTCTCCATTAAAATACTTTATTATCCCTGACAAATCATCAAAGGGATAGATTTCCATGTCTTCAATTATATTTGCTTCATAATAATTTTCCCTAGGTAAAACCACCTTTTTATATCCCTTTTCTCTCAGTGAAATAACTATGGGAAGCACTCCTATAACTCTATTGAGCCTGCCATTTAATGATAATTCACCTATAAAAGCAAATTCCGACAGCTCTTTATTCATAATTTGCTGTGAAGCAGTTAATAGTCCTATTGCAATAGGCAAGTCTAAGTGGGTTCCCTCTTTCTTAGTATTGGCCGGTGCTAAATTTATAGTTATTCTTTTTATAGGAAAACTAAAGCCCGAGTTCTTTATGGCTGCTCTTATTCTTTCCTTGGATTCCCTTACTGCAATATCGGGAAGTCCAACAATAGAAAATGATGGTAACCCATTAGATATATCCGTTTCTACATTTACTATCTCCCCATCCAGCCCCTTGAGAACACAGCTAATTATATTTGATAACACCCAAAAACCTCCTTTTACCAAGAATATTCTAAGGCCATGAATTATATTGGTATAATGCTTTATCTCTCATATAATTCAATATCAATATATAAATTCCTTCATTTTTTTACATTTTTTTCTTTCATTTACATATAGAACATTTTTTATTTAAAATTTATTAGTATCATGATATTTTTTAAGTTTTTATTTTACAAATTTCCTTAACAAATTAACTTACCTTAGAATATTATACTAATGAGCAAAAGAAAATTTTTCAAAATAATATGGAGGTGAATTAATGGCTGGTAATTTATTTGATGGTTTACTGGGTGGCATTGGTGAAGATAATAGTTTATTGTTTTTGATACTGCTGTTCTTCCTATTTAGTGGCAGTGGTAGTAATATTTTGGGAGATTTCTTAGGTGGCGTTGGTGGTGGTCCACGTCAATCTGGCCATCGTTGAGGATAGTTTTAATGAAAAGTATATTTCTCAATATATTTTCAAGAGCTGAGGGGTCCTCAGCTTTTTTTAATAGGGTTTTATTGATTAAAGAAATGTCATATTTAATATAGTTTGAAATCACCCAAGCTATATCATATTTGTTATATAAGCCTTGGTCACTTTACCATATCATATTAAATATAATATATTACCACTTTCCCTACATCTATAATTTTTAACATTCTAATAGGTATATGCATATTATAGTATAAAAACCATTTAAAATGGAGTGGTGAATATGTATCGTAGATCTATGAAGCCCCATAGACCCCCTAGGTCTAATGAACCTCGCAAGCCGCAAAACTGCTTTAAGCATTGTGCTTTTACGTATACTGTTAAGCTAGGAGATACACTCTATAAGATTTTATCGGATTTCAATGTAAATATTCATGAATTAAAAAGATATAACCTTCATATACGTAACCTAAATCATATTATTCCTGGTGATGTGCTATGTATTCCGAAACCAAGACCATACTGTTCCTTCTTAACCCCTACAGATAGTGCGCCTTTAGATTCCTACGTTGTTATTGCAGAATCAAATGGAATTTATCTCTTAGCAAATTTACCATCTATCACAGAATTAAAGGGGGATTTTGATGAATATTATGCTTATGCTGTTAATCCCTTTGGTAAAAATTTTGCTAAACTTTCATGTATCTCAAATAACCCGACCATTTGGTCAGGTCAGATTAATATGATAGAATTAAATCCATTTACAAGAATCTATGTAAGTGCAACAAATGGCAAAAAAAAATCCGATCAAGCTAATGAGCTTATACTGTTTGAAAGCACTTAAGCACTTTAAAAAATTATCATTTTTCATCTTTTTTAAGCCCTAAACCCAGATTGTTTTCGGCTTAAGACACATTCAAAAAATAAACCAGTCATCTTACTCATACTTTTCATTTTTTTCCCCAATACTCAATCATTTGCATACAGTGGGTATCGGTGTGATTGAGTGCTTAGAAAATAATAAAACTTACTTCGTAATATGACTAGTTTATTTTTCATATGTCCTAATATCTCTGTTAGAACCAGTCTTTTATGCATTAATCCTAACAAACAATATTTTCTATATGATTAATTTTTGCTTTATTAAAATCATTTAAAAATACTTCAATGGCATCAACCCTAATATCTGAATCATGAATTCTATTTTGACTCAAATAGAAATTGATGGTCTTTAATATCCTATTTATTTTAACCCCATTTATTGCTTCAATAGGTCTACCATAGCTTGAAGCATGTCTAGTTTTAACTTCTATAAATATATAATAACTCTTAAGCTTAGCAATAATATCAATTTCTCCAAACCTACACCGATAATTGCGATCCAATATCCTATAACCCTTCTGTCTGAGAAACTGAACAGCTAAATCTTCCCCCATGTCCCCTATTTTTTTTGTGTTCAAAAACAATTTCCCCCTATTCTTTATCCAATCTAGCTATAAATGTTAAAACCTCCGCAACTACATTATAAAGCTCTGGTGGTATTTCGTCCCCAATTGATAAATTATATAATTGCTTAGAAAGTTTTTCGTCTTTATATATGGGAATATCATTTTCTTTAGCAATTTCATTTATTTTCTCAGCGGTAAGTCCTTTTCCCTGGGCAATAACCTTAGGTGCTGTATCCTTTTCAGAATTATATCTTAAGGCGTTGGCTATTTTTTTCTTTTTCATATGATTACACCCTTATATCCAATGTATTTAATCTACTTTTATTATCCATATCTATGTTTGTTAGGTTAATACTTTCCTCTGAAACTTTATATTTAAATAGAATACTATTAAAATCATATTTATTAAGACTATCGTACAAAATTTTCTCTTTGAATTTAATAATATTTTTGACCTTTTCATTATGTACTCTAAAATTTAAGCTTAAATCCTTTTTATTTAATTCAATTAATACCTGCACCAAATCCAAGTTATTTGTATTTAAGGATATAAATATATTAGTGCCATTTTCACTCTTTTTTTTGTTGCGTTTAGCGTCCTTATTGATATATATATCAAGATTTTTAAGGGAATTGTTTACATGTAATGGTACCTGAATAAAATTAATGTTATCATTTAATTTATTGACAAAATCTAATGAAGTTTTTAATTCTTCAATATGCTTGTTTACAATGGATTTTGCTTCTATACCCAAGGAACTATCCTTTATAGTTTCCAACCGCTCAAATAACTCTTTCATAATCGAATTAAATTTATCCTTTTCCTTTAAATTAGATATATCAAATTTTCGTAATAAGTCTATAAGTTGATTCTTAGTATTTATTTCTTTATTATTTATTTCTTTATTATTTATTTCTTTATTATTTTTTTCTGTCCTATCAATTTCTTTTGTTCCATCATTTTTTTCTAATTCTTTAAGAAGCCCTTGAATTTGATTGGTAATGGTTTTTTCTCCCAATATGATATTGTTCAATAAAGCAAAATTTTTAGTGCTAAAATTCATATTATTTTTAAGCATAAATACTAATTTTTCTAAGGAAATATTACTATTATTATCAAATAGATCCTTAATAAATATTGTGTCAGTATTGGCCTTGTTAACTTCCGAATTAGTTTTATTGACCTCTATAGGGGCACTTTTATCAACATTTTCTTTTGCAATTACTCTTTCCCCATCATGCTGAATATCATCCTGTACATTGATTTTCCCTGCGGTAATTTCAATTTCCCTTTGTATAAGATTTTTTAGTACTTCTTTAATATCATCATTTATGATTTGAGAACTAATGGGTATATCATTATTTTTTACAAATTCAGCAAGTTTACCATAATAATTTTTTGTAGACAATAATTTATCAACATTATCCTTAGTTATTGGTATTTGATTTTTATATAAAAGCTCAATTAAATCTTTATTGTTATCGTCTACCTTAATACCTATTTGAGACAGCTTGTCTTCTAAGGAATGGGATGAAGGTATATTGCTTTTTATAAATAACTTATCATCAATCTTATCACTAACAATAAACTCAACGGTATCCCCAACATTATAGCCAATTGCTGAAGCATCCTTTGCTTCCAATGTGAGGTTATTATGCATCTCTAGGGTTATTAGATCCCCTAACATTGCCGTAACCTTTGCCTTAAATATATCTCCCACATTTAGTCTAGATAATACATCGTTGTTCATTGAACTATTTTTATTATAGACTAGATTAATTAAATTTTGTATTTCCATAATTATCACCCTATATATAATTTAAGAAAATCTTAACCCGTATATTCAAGGACACAAGAGAGTTTTGAATCTTCTATGAATAGTCTGGACTCAATACTACTTTAATATGTTCTTAAGAAAGCTTTTCCTATGCAGAGGAGTTATGCCGTATTTTTCTATAGCTTCATAATGTTCCTTTGTACCATACCCCTTATGCTTTGAAAAATTATATCCTGGATATTCCTTTTCATAATCTTTAACCAAACTATCTCTAGTCACCTTTGCTATAATTGATGCGGCTGCAATTGATATGCTTTTACTATCTCCCTTAATTATACTTTTCTGCTTAATATGTATATCGGCTATTTCTAATGCATCAATTAACAAAAAATCCGGTTTCACCTTTAATGAGTTAATGGCTTGTTTCATTGCAAGCTTTGTAGCATTAAATATGTTTATTTTATCAATGGTTTCATTGTCCACAATCCCGACTCCAATTGCTAATGCTTTTTCTTGAATCTTAATAAATAATTGCTCCCTTTTTTTCTCAGATATCTTCTTAGAATCATTAACTCCAACAATCATTTCACCCTTAGGTAAAATCACGGCAGCAGCAACCACTGGTCCAGCTAAGGGACCTCTACCTGCTTCATCTAAACCAGCAATCAAGTTGTAGCCCAGATTAAAGGTATTTGTTTCTATTGACCACATTTTCTTCAATCTTTCTAATTCCTTTTTGATACCTTCCTGCTCCTTTTTAAGCTTTAAAGCTAATTTATTAACAGTTTTCCTTGTATCTTGATTCAAAATATCTATGTAAGAGTATTTTTCCTCTTGCTCTAACCCACTTATATATTTCTCAATTTCTTTAAATGACATTTTTGAAATATCCATAGCTCAAACCCTTTCTAAATTTAATTATTTTAATAAGAAAATTATAACATAATATAAAAAATAGAAAGCACAATTTTTATGCTTCCTATTTTAATGTATTATTATTTTTTCCCCATTAGGAATCCCCTAATACTTGGAACTCTAAATATCCTCAGGACTTTCCAGGGTTATTTTCCCAAGGGTTCCTTTTCTAAATTCATCTAATATTATCTTAGAAACCTTAGTGTAATCTATTACTCCACCGGAGCGTATACAGCCCCTCTTTTTACCTATATTCTCCATATTTATTACAGGATTTTCGTCCAGCTCCTCAAGCTTATACCTATCCTTTAAGCTATTAGGATAATTAACCGATAGTTTTTCTAGGAACTTAACGCATAACTCATCAATATCCAATATCTCATCCTTTATAGCCCCTGTGAAAGCCAGATTTAAACCTACTTCTTGATCTTCAATCTTAGGCCAAAGTATCCCAGGAGTATCAAAAAGCTCTAAATCTTTTCTTAATCTAATCCACTGTTTTCCCCTAGTCACCCCTGGCTTATTACCAGTCTTTGCTGTTTTTTTACCAGCCAATTTGTTTATTAATGAGGATTTACCTACATTGGGTATACCTACAATCATGACTCTAATAGCCCTTACCTTACGTCCTTTGTTCTTCATAGCATCTATTTTATCTTTTACAGAATTTTTAACGGCATCAATTAGATTGTTCATACCTTCACCTGTAATAGAATTAACGGGGATAGCTTTAATCCCCTTGTTCCCATAAAATGAAATCCAATTGTTTAGTTTCTTTGAATCTGACAAATCAGACTTATTCAAAATAATAACCTTTGGCTTATTCCCAATTAGATTATCAATATCGGGATTTTTACTACTTATAGGTATTCTAGCATCTAAAAGCTCTATAACAACATCTACAAGCTTCAGATTACTTTTAATAAGCTCCTTGGTCTTCTTCATATGCCCAGGATACCAATTTATAATCATATACATCACCACTCAAGAATTATTTTTCCAATTATATGCTGCTGATTCACAAAACCCACTTCTTTATATCTACTATCTATACTGACCTTCCTATTATCCCCAAGTACAAATAAATAATTATTAGGAATATATCTTTTAGAAAAATTATCACCAATAGAAGCAGATATATAGGTTTCCTCCAAAACATCGTTATCTATGTAAATAGCTTCACCTTTAATTTCAATACTTTCTTCCCCTAAACCTATAATGCGTTTAACAAAATATTCCTTATCTCTATCATCATTTACAAAAACTATAATATCTCCCCTATAAGGATCAGAAAACACATATGCTAACCTATTTACTAAAACCCAATCTCCATCCTTTAAACTGGGATACATAGAGTTCCCTTTGATTTTTATGGGTCTTAAGCTAAAACATCCAATTATCAAACAAAATATCAATATTATGATTATGTTTTTTAGATTTTTCTTTATCATATTTTACACCCTATTATAAATATACATGTATATGAGTCAATCTTTAGGAAGGAAAGTAGTCTTTGAACTCTCCTTTATAATATTATTACTTCCTAAAAGTCAGAAAAATATGTAGGATATAAATAAAAGGGACTGATAACAGTCCCTCCTCTTAGTAGCGTTTTTTCTCTTTAACCTTAGCAGCTTTTCCAACTCTTTCTCTAAGGTAATTTAATTTAGCTCTTCTAACTTTTCCTCTTCTTGTCACTTCGATTTTTTCAATCTTTGGTGAATGAATTGGTAAAGTCTTTTCAACACCTACACCATAAGAAATTTTTCTTACTGTAACTGTTTCTCTAGCGCCACCTTGTTGTCTTTTAAGAACAATACCTTCAAAAATCTGAATTCTTTCTCTTTTACCCTCTTTAACCTTTAAGTGAACTTTTACAGTATCACCTATTCCAAATTCAGGTATTTCAGCTTTAAGCTGTTCTTTTTCTAATTCTTTGATTATTTCCATATTCATAGTTACTACCTCCTTCCATCATAGACGTTCATTCTACAGCCTTGTAAAAGAGGACCGTCCGTATTGCCACATGTTATTATATCACAGCATTACCTGCTAGACAACCACAATTTAAAATTTTTATTCTTTTTCATTTATAATTTCTTCAATATATTTTTTTAGCTTTGCTTTTTCCTTAATACTAATATCATCCCGCTGAAATAACTTGTCTATTAAATCCGGTCTTCTTTCAATAGTTATTTTTATCGATTCCTTTGTTCTCCATTCATCAATTAATTTATGATTTCCAGATAAAAGTATTTGGGGAACAAGGTGACCTTCATAAATGGCGGGCCTTGTATAATGGGGGTATTCTAAAAGACCACTATAAAAGCTTTCTTCTATATAGGAATCATTTTTATTTAAGACCCCTGGAACTAACCTAGCTATAGAATCTATAAGTACCATTGCCGGTAATTCTCCACCAGTAAGAACATAATCACCAATAGAGATTTCATCGGTGACCCAATTATCAATAAATCTTTGATCAATTCCTTCATAATGCCCACAAACAAAGATTAGATTTTCTTCCCTAGACAATGTTTTTGCCATTTCCTGATTAAATCTTTTTCCCTTAGGAGTCAAATAAATAACTCTTCTGCTATTGTTGTCCTCAGTTAATGACTCCATAGCGTCAAATAGGGGTTGGTTCATTAAGACCATTCCCGATCCTCCCCCATAGGTATAATCATCTACTCTTTTATGTTTATCCTTTGAAAAATCTCTAATATTAATAGGATTAATCTTCACTATACCTTTTTCTTGTGCCCTTCCAAGTATGCTTTCATTCATAATAGAAGTAAACATTTCCGGGAAAAGTGTAAGAATATCAATAATCATTCTACCATACCTTCTATAAGCCTAACCTTTATTATATTTTCTTCTATATTTATTTCTTTTATGAATTCTTTAACCGCAGGCACAAGGATTTTTTTACTGCTTTCATCATGTTCTATAACATATATATCCTGTGCTGCATTTTGTATAACATCCATAAGCTTACCTATGTAGTTACCATCTTCATCAATAACTCTTGACCCCACTAAATCAAATATATAATATGTATCATCGGGTAAAACTCTCATGTCTTCTTTATCAATAACAATATACTTTTCCCTTAGCTTTTCAACATCATTTACACTATTTAAACCCTTAAACTTCACAATGGCAAGCTGTCCTTTATATCTTACCCTTTCAATCTCAAGCTTAGTACCTATTTCATCTTCTAAAAATAGATATTCCAGCTCTTCAAATCTTTCCTTATGGTCAGTTAATGGGTATATTCTAACTTCTCCATTCAAGCCTTGAGTATTAACAATCTGTCCTATCCTTACTTTTTCACTCACCCAATCACCCTCTCATATGGTTAAGTTTTTAAATGGGAGATTACACACGGATTCAATCATCATTTACATTATTAATATTGGCAAAGAATATAATAATTATAATAATTTAAAAATTGCTAGGGAAAATATATGTGTATTCTCCATAGCCAAATTGAAGCTTAAATTGATACCCATATATAAACAAAAAGGATTAGGGCTACCTAATCCTTTTTGTTTTATTGAATAATCTCAACTACAACTCGTTTATTTTCTCTAGTAGCAGCTGCTTTTACAACTGTTCTAATTGCTTTCGCAATCCTACCCTGTTTCCCAATTACTTTACCCATATCTTCAGAAGCAACTTTTAATTCAATAATTACTGATTGAGTACCTTCAATCTCATTAACCTGTACTTCTTCGGGATGGTCAACTAAAGCCTTAGCAATAATCTTAACTAATTCACCCATAAATTCACCCCCTAGAAGCCAAACTAGGCTTTCTTAGCTTCTTCAAACTTTTCAGTAACACCGTGCTTTTTAAATAGATCTTTCACAGTATCAGTTGGTTGCGCACCACTCTTAAGCCACTTAACAGCTTTTTCATCATTTATCTTAATTTCAACTGGCTCAGAAACAGGATTATAGTATCCAATTTCCTCGATACATCTACCATCTCTTGGTGAACGTGAGTCTGCAACTACTATTCTATAAAATGGTTTCTTTTTAGCTCCCATTCTTCTTAATCTTATTTTTACTGCCATTATATTCACCTCCTTCAAATTCTATTGAATATTTATTCTTAAAAGAACGGCAATTTAAATTTACCGCCTTTTTTTAGCCCTTTTTCCATGCCAGACAGTTGCTTCATCATTTTTTTGGTTTGTTCAAATTGTTTAAGCAACTTATTTACTGCCTGAACACTGGTTCCACTACCCTTAGCAATCCTCTTCCTTCTACTTCCTTTAATAATAGAAGGGTTTTTTCTTTCCTCAGCAGTCATTGACTGTATAAT encodes:
- the rimM gene encoding ribosome maturation factor RimM (Essential for efficient processing of 16S rRNA) → MSEKVRIGQIVNTQGLNGEVRIYPLTDHKERFEELEYLFLEDEIGTKLEIERVRYKGQLAIVKFKGLNSVNDVEKLREKYIVIDKEDMRVLPDDTYYIFDLVGSRVIDEDGNYIGKLMDVIQNAAQDIYVIEHDESSKKILVPAVKEFIKEINIEENIIKVRLIEGMVE
- a CDS encoding YraN family protein translates to MNTKKIGDMGEDLAVQFLRQKGYRILDRNYRCRFGEIDIIAKLKSYYIFIEVKTRHASSYGRPIEAINGVKINRILKTINFYLSQNRIHDSDIRVDAIEVFLNDFNKAKINHIENIVC
- a CDS encoding EscU/YscU/HrcU family type III secretion system export apparatus switch protein, with product MKKKKIANALRYNSEKDTAPKVIAQGKGLTAEKINEIAKENDIPIYKDEKLSKQLYNLSIGDEIPPELYNVVAEVLTFIARLDKE
- the rplS gene encoding 50S ribosomal protein L19, which produces MNMEIIKELEKEQLKAEIPEFGIGDTVKVHLKVKEGKRERIQIFEGIVLKRQQGGARETVTVRKISYGVGVEKTLPIHSPKIEKIEVTRRGKVRRAKLNYLRERVGKAAKVKEKKRY
- a CDS encoding ribonuclease HII, with protein sequence MSKMSFKEIEKYISGLEQEEKYSYIDILNQDTRKTVNKLALKLKKEQEGIKKELERLKKMWSIETNTFNLGYNLIAGLDEAGRGPLAGPVVAAAVILPKGEMIVGVNDSKKISEKKREQLFIKIQEKALAIGVGIVDNETIDKINIFNATKLAMKQAINSLKVKPDFLLIDALEIADIHIKQKSIIKGDSKSISIAAASIIAKVTRDSLVKDYEKEYPGYNFSKHKGYGTKEHYEAIEKYGITPLHRKSFLKNILK
- the ylqF gene encoding ribosome biogenesis GTPase YlqF; this encodes MIINWYPGHMKKTKELIKSNLKLVDVVIELLDARIPISSKNPDIDNLIGNKPKVIILNKSDLSDSKKLNNWISFYGNKGIKAIPVNSITGEGMNNLIDAVKNSVKDKIDAMKNKGRKVRAIRVMIVGIPNVGKSSLINKLAGKKTAKTGNKPGVTRGKQWIRLRKDLELFDTPGILWPKIEDQEVGLNLAFTGAIKDEILDIDELCVKFLEKLSVNYPNSLKDRYKLEELDENPVINMENIGKKRGCIRSGGVIDYTKVSKIILDEFRKGTLGKITLESPEDI
- the rpsP gene encoding 30S ribosomal protein S16; this translates as MAVKIRLRRMGAKKKPFYRIVVADSRSPRDGRCIEEIGYYNPVSEPVEIKINDEKAVKWLKSGAQPTDTVKDLFKKHGVTEKFEEAKKA
- a CDS encoding recombinase family protein encodes the protein MPTAAIYARKSKATDKGESIENQIKRGQALCELRGWDHVVYEDYDFSGKTLERPSFEQMMKDARDGKFKYIVCYKLDRISRSVNDFSSLIYDLNSIGIGFICIKDNFDTSTPMGRAMMYITSVFAQLERETIAERVRDNMIDRAKMGKWNGGPIPYGFDIHKYTIENNGRNKKVSRLIINNDEASKIKEFYKWYSESDGSIRNNVFKVNSPEYNYKTKNGAQWSHNQMSRLLQNPLYCIADEAAYEYFKNHTKVQIVNTKEDFNGSHGLMFYNRRKPHKKTSRQRQEEYWILVIGEHEGIIPGEMYRDVQNKLNINKSRAPRLGQSSKSVLVGLVRCGRCGSAMSVFGNTKSSGKRYKYFRCITREQKSKLLCSNINVRVDLLEDLVIKHINGLCENKKFVQEFLKRSNDEIDNKKVSLVTKRNKLYKEMDVLDKEIDNLVSALGKGTLPELIIKRKYKELEEKQKGLKTSLNKIEYELNSNYEYSYDLESIMKYIKDFKNSYGYLDFDERRKLLKSIVKEIIVDGDKVKMELYFVPNEKYDNLSFCLHTDMGSY
- a CDS encoding YifB family Mg chelatase-like AAA ATPase, with the protein product MLSNIISCVLKGLDGEIVNVETDISNGLPSFSIVGLPDIAVRESKERIRAAIKNSGFSFPIKRITINLAPANTKKEGTHLDLPIAIGLLTASQQIMNKELSEFAFIGELSLNGRLNRVIGVLPIVISLREKGYKKVVLPRENYYEANIIEDMEIYPFDDLSGIIKYFNGETNSKIYANTYDRDKSEKTYDMDFNEVSGQQSVIRAFEIAAAGGHNIILIGPPGSGKTMLARRFPTILPDMDIEESIEVTKIYSISGLLPSNASLIKSRPFIAPHHTASRVSLIGGGKIPKPGDVSLAHLGVLFLDELTEFQKSVLEVLRQPMEDEEVTISRVNATVTYPSKFIMVASMNPCPCVGKMTNYHTFHWEQNRVPS
- a CDS encoding KH domain-containing protein; translated protein: MGELVKIIAKALVDHPEEVQVNEIEGTQSVIIELKVASEDMGKVIGKQGRIAKAIRTVVKAAATRENKRVVVEIIQ
- the trmD gene encoding tRNA (guanosine(37)-N1)-methyltransferase TrmD — encoded protein: MIIDILTLFPEMFTSIMNESILGRAQEKGIVKINPINIRDFSKDKHKRVDDYTYGGGSGMVLMNQPLFDAMESLTEDNNSRRVIYLTPKGKRFNQEMAKTLSREENLIFVCGHYEGIDQRFIDNWVTDEISIGDYVLTGGELPAMVLIDSIARLVPGVLNKNDSYIEESFYSGLLEYPHYTRPAIYEGHLVPQILLSGNHKLIDEWRTKESIKITIERRPDLIDKLFQRDDISIKEKAKLKKYIEEIINEKE
- a CDS encoding LysM peptidoglycan-binding domain-containing protein, which gives rise to MYRRSMKPHRPPRSNEPRKPQNCFKHCAFTYTVKLGDTLYKILSDFNVNIHELKRYNLHIRNLNHIIPGDVLCIPKPRPYCSFLTPTDSAPLDSYVVIAESNGIYLLANLPSITELKGDFDEYYAYAVNPFGKNFAKLSCISNNPTIWSGQINMIELNPFTRIYVSATNGKKKSDQANELILFEST
- the lepB gene encoding signal peptidase I, translating into MIKKNLKNIIIILIFCLIIGCFSLRPIKIKGNSMYPSLKDGDWVLVNRLAYVFSDPYRGDIIVFVNDDRDKEYFVKRIIGLGEESIEIKGEAIYIDNDVLEETYISASIGDNFSKRYIPNNYLFVLGDNRKVSIDSRYKEVGFVNQQHIIGKIILEW